Genomic window (Acropora muricata isolate sample 2 chromosome 11, ASM3666990v1, whole genome shotgun sequence):
TACTTTATTCTTCACAACTAGTAAAAGATACTACGTTGTGGGTGTTCTTATCAAACCCCAGGGAAGGGttctttgtcattaattttataccCTTTACCCAGGGGCTTTGAATGGTTTTTGCTTTTACGAAAAATAAATTCCCCGGGGGTGTCTCGGGGGTCGACGCACGGGAAAGCAAATGATGAGTGTTACTGCTTTTTTCGTGAAAGGTGGAGCAGGAACAAGGAAGCCATTGGGATTAGAGTTCACGCGAACTGAGAACAAAAGAACATTACTGGGGAAGATAACAATGGTTCTCGGACTTGGGTCGACGCAATTTGGTAGTTCAAAGGTGATAGTTTCCCTTTAAAACGGCCAAACATCAATGGGAGACTTGTCCTTTCTAACTTGTCAATTTTGTCAATATGTACAATCCACTGACTTCTTAAGCTTGCTTATTGATTTCTGCACCCGTAATGCGGTCAAGCGCGCGGCAGGATTATGTGCCCAACATTCTGTTACTATCTTAGCCACGGTTCGAAGAAGCTGTGGACAAAATCAAAATACGGTTTCGTatttgaaaaatggcaaaaaacgtATACCGCTGCATATGCAACAACTTTGCTAAAATAAACACCGCTACTTGTGACAGCGTGCAATATCATGGCTAACAATCGCGATTTTTGAGCAGACCTTTTGTACGTGGCAAGGATAGGTGTGGCCGATGTTATTGAAATTGCAAGTAGTTAGGTGAACGTTAATAGAGAGGGTGTACGGTTACGtgtacggcaaacggcaaacggcaaacggcaaaccgTTGAcagctgcgtgtcacaaaagcgtgaaaagttacgtttttcaacttgtctcactgatttgagaagttattcgatatatctagttaacagacaagaaaggaactgaattaaatcaagtttctctgTGTTTTGgcgaaaaggaaatttcatcttgccgtttgccgtagacgtcatgcttaacctctttTATGTCAATAAACGTCACCAGATGTCCTCTCACAAGTTGGCCGGGCTCAAGTGATACGGAATGTAGAGGATCACGAAAGTGTCCTCCTGTTTATCTTCCACACGAAAacaaaaccctaaccctaacccagcctcgttcccaggaccccTCCCTCCCTGGGCTAAGGCTATCCAAAAAGCCATGGAAGAGGTCCTACCAGATTTGTATGTTAATGTGTTTTCCCCttacttttagccttttttAACATCCCCATTAAACTAATACTAGGAAGTACCACGTTGCATTGGGAAAATAGTGATATGAAGTTACCTCATGTTGCCTCCATCTACTGCACATCAACGGTCGCCGTTTTTCTGACACCACAACTCGCTTGACGTCTTCAAAGGAAGGATCACTTGGAAGCACATCAAGATAAGGTCTCTGGTATTCCTCACAAAGTCCAGtctctgaaaaaacaaaatcttaGACGATCATTCATGTGGTACCGGAAAGCACTCCTTCAGATAAACTCACGGCAAGTGAAAACAAATTCTTACCATCATAACAATATCTACGGATGATTTCCCACAACACCAGTCCAAATGAATACATATCCGCCATCTTGTGAGcaccaaaattattacaattGAGTGTACCACCCAAGACTTCTGGCGCCATATAAATCGGTGTTCCAACAGCCTCATTTGACGTTACACCGATTTCTTCCCAATCGGACGAGTACTTTATAGCGAGTCCGAAATCTGCCAAACAGCAAGTAAGATTTTCCTTTACAAGAATGTTTTGGCTCTTAATATCACGATGTGCAATCGCAGGTTTGCCACATGTGCCTTGGATTTCAGTGTGAAGGTAACAGAGACCTTCCGCGGCTGATAGGGCTAGCTTAATCACAGCGCTTGCTGATAGGGTGTGGCCCTTTAAGTAGTTTTGTAATGAACCTTTCGGGTGGTAATCGGTAATTATGCACATGTTCGTCTGTTGATCGGCTCCGCTCGAGATATCCGAAGCTATAAAACCTAAAATGTAGTCATGTCGAAGTGAAACTGTAGCGTAGATATCTGTTTCTCTCTTCCAAGAAGTTTCGCAGTGTGAAGGGAATACCTTCACTGCAACATCCCTGTCTCGCCATTTTGCGTGCCACACTTCTCCATACTTTCCACTACCAATAAACTGCATTAGATTGAGTTGCTTGGCAATTGTTATCTGTACCTAAAAGTGAcgaaataagacaaaagcacaTAAACGAAAATTAAAATGTCACGACCTATAAGAAAACTGTTCTCCTATTAATTTTGAGAATATTTTAAGTCTGAAGTTAAATACTGAACAGAGAACTTCGAATGTTGACTTTCGAGTCTTTCAATAATTTTATGGTAATTGTGAGCTTAACCGACCTCAGTCAcaacaacgtcacaaatttgcatatttgtaaACGAGAAAGAGTTTTGCACGTGcgcttttcatttttgtgcattttcttGTTCGGTCCAATCAACGACGTTAAATGAATTGTTTGAATTAAATGGCAACAGCGAAAATACGAAAAACACCAATGGATTTTCATTACTGATGCCACCTTGGGCGGGTAAAACACGTGATGTGCTGATGAAAGGTCAAACAGGTTAATCCTGTACTATTGCAGAGGCGTAGCGTGAGATTTTGAAGCTGTACCCACACACAAAGTAGGGAATGTGGGGGAATTTTGTGTAGAATAACCGTCAtttgattgtagagtcgttttttgcaccttaAGGCAACCCCAAAATCAACCGTTTTTAACCATTTTGTCATAAGTTAGCCATTTTTGTCACTTTTCCAAATTGCGtcataattttaaaataaatattaaacgTGTTTTTAAGCTGATTTTCGTATAGAATAACTGTCATGTGATAGGAGTCACtttttgtatatttttggcTCTTTAAAGTTCCGACTCAAAATAGACCTAATGATTTCAAAGGgtagtttcttgttttttgtctttgttcttcACAGCCTTTTGCTTTCAATTTGTTTGCGATGTACACAAAGAAAAAGCGGCAAAGATTTTACAGGATGGCACCAGGTTGTCGCCgatctgtttttgtttgttgttgtttttttttttaataaagtgCGCTTGGAAAAACACCATGCGCGCAGCACGTacaatatggaaatcaaaattaCTTGAATTTGGCCTCAGGCTTAGCGTTTTTAAAAagcacatgcgcagttgttaaaTACCACCATACCAAGACAAACGCATccgtaccacttggaagaaaaAATCGGCACAAATtgatatatatatggaaattacTTGTTATAACAAATTGAatcgagtggatgaaagggatttgtcacagatggtctaggggccgacacatctctccctcactgcctggcgacaggtatctgaaacttggttccaaaagcgacctccgggccgaaatctcggggagcatcgtttggtacgaagctctggcgccacgtccagaggtactgttctcattttctgctttttatgcaaatgtgttttggttgctctcttttgCACAGGAACAGGTTTCCTAGACAGGTTTCCTAAACTGGGTTCCTAGTCACTTTTCACCATGTTGCCCTACCATTTCCCAAATTTACCAAAATGAGccgttgaaaatcttgtcatttttacaACATATTGAGCCACTTTTGGCATAGAGCAACTGGCAATGTGGTTCGAGAGTTGATTTTCCTATGTTTTTGGCACAAAAAGAGATCGTTTTTGACGATTTTGCCgcactatagcctttgcaaaacaaccATTTCTGCCACTTTGAGCCGTTtattgcatagaataactgtaacGTTATTGTAGACATTATTTTGCGAGTATTTGCGTAAAGGATGCCACGCCTCTGCATTGCAGGTGTTCCATCCCAAGCACAATTTTCAAGCAAATGTCAAACGTTCCTTGCTCCATCCTGTCTCCCTCCCAAGCCTCTCTTCTTTGGAGCCGCCCGGGTCACGTGTTGTGTCACTTCGACACGGGaagctgcgaaggagactattcACCCTCGTCatacggcggccatattgtcccgggagaccaaaagagctttgttttaccacgctaagcctcgcaatggaaactatggggatgaggcttagcgtggtaaaacaaagcttttttggtcccccggggcaatatggccgccttgtgacaagggcgaattacCCTCCGTCAATTCACACTGAACtcacacaaagaaacaaacaagtaaatTTCTACttcgatgtttttttttaactatacTTGTAAACTTACAAAAGGAGAAAGTCCACCACTCTTGCCAGACAAGTCACTTGCTTCCCTGCCTTGTTCTTTGCCAACGATGGAACAAAGACGAGACTGGCCGTTTCCGTCTTCTTCGGCCTCGGATAGAGGCTGCCCTCTTTTGTGGCTAAATGAGCAAATAAAACAATATCATCATCACTTTGACGGGCATTGCAGCGCATTTTACATTTTACGGGTTAAAATAAAGAATTGAgacgggctaaaatgtatttcagCTGCTGAAACAAACCAATGAAACGTGAGAATGACATACTCGTACGATTTAAGCAGCCTAtaaaaatcgagaagccattccagtgtttgttgacgttttttttttcacagcgttggtgaaagaaataccgtaaaattccgaaaataactTACCAGAAACAAAGTAGCAAAATTACAAGTAAAGCCGATGACAGTACGCAAGAGACGAGGAAAAGTGTTTTGAAATGGCGGAATGACCCGATCATCTTTGAACTGGCGGCTTCGCTAGCAGAATCTGAAATGTGGATAccaataaaagaaataaacacGGGACTGAGTATTTTCCGctatcatgttttttttttttaattacaaaataacTCTGAATTTGCCTACATAAAAGTCTAGTTCAGTTCTCTGTTCCGTGAGGCGCATTTTGGACACTAACATGCTCGTTGTTCTCTAAATGAAAACATTACGGCCAACCTGATGTGTTGTAAGGAAAAAGCTCTAATTGCATAAAGTGCTCAGCACAAGTCACCTCAAAAGGTGCCGGAGCCACAGGTTTGCCATACCTTTTAAGCCACAGGTATACTATGCTTTTAGAGTGTGGTAAAATGAGATACTTGTAGACCATCCCACAAACACTTAGTAGACATAAAAAGAACTGATAGCACATACTAACTAGAGTTAAGGATCACAAAAAACTGATGTCATGCCACAGTGAAAAGAATTTAGGAACTCCAACAATGAGTTGCTACCAGAGCTAAGAAGGTGTTCCATACTTAAAGAGGCTGTAAGGCAGAATATCCAGTGCAAAACAAATCCCAAGTACGAAGATAAAAATAACAATGCCTAGTTTTAAACTCATTTTCAGTGCTTGGATTCCACCATAGGACACCTTGTTATGCCTATACAGAGGAGCTGAAATCTCACTATGCAGGTGCATAGAACAATAAAGTGACAGAATGAGATTCCTTACATTTCATATGCACTTCACAAAGAGTCTCCCTGACATAGATACAAACAGAAAGAAAGCTCCATAACAGGTTACATAACATATGCAATAGTGACATTTCTAGTTAAGATCTTCCACACTAACTACTAAGAGGACATCACTTACATGTCTTTTCTGTAGGTTGGAGTAACCCCAAAGTCACATTCTGGTTGCAGAAGTTTGTTTCACAGCAGATCACATGGTAATCAATTTGCCGGTTGCAAATTATTTCCTTGTGCAAGAAATTTCCCAAGCACCCTTTTGTTATAACATACTTTCTTTCAACATTGTCATCTTGCAACTCCTTGAGCAATGTGAAGCAGCCAGAAATGGCCATACATCTTCCTGACATCAGCCCCCACTCTGTATTTCCATACATACATTCAATCCTCTCTGCTGGAAAGGAAATCACCAGATTAGATGACATGATTATTGAAGGAAATGTTACAAACTCTTTCAATTCCCGATTAAGGGAAGATTGTGATGAATGTATCATCACTTCATACATTTTATgtatgaaaagagaaaaacttGAATTCAGTAAAGGAGCATGGCCACCAATTTGAGATAATTGGGTACAACTGAAAATTCTGAAACTAAAGTCTGTGTTAAAAGTGCAAAATAAGAGTTCACCAAATTAAACTAGctcataacaaaaataataataataaagattcTTAAAAATGCTTCTAACATCAGTCTTGGTACTTTTTACAAAGGTGGAATATATGTATATGTTAATGTAAGAACTATGAGCGAAAAAAAATACGATTCAATAAAAATGGCtaaattgtttaaaaacaaatttgttttcagcCTTCTTTCAAAAGAGGAATTATTACACGGCAAGCTCGTCGAGCAGGTAAGACGcagcgaattctgtgttctgattggctgccCGAGCGGTCAAACTGGAGCGATACTGCCAGCTCGGGATTGCCCGTTTTGTTCCCGCAATAAGTTTGCGCCGAAGTACAAGTGAGTGTATGAAAGtttctttcgcaaaatattTCCTGTGacagtaaaaagattttctgtgacaggagaaagattttctgtgatttctctgtcgCGATTGAACTAGAAAAGGACAAAACAGAAACGCGCCATCACTTTCGCAGATAGTTGGCTTTCTTTGTAGTGTTcgaaataaacaagtacgaagataaTTTTTTCAATGTTCTTCATGCCATAtataataaatcctttattgaccGAGCTAGtccggtcaagatggctggatattagCCTCgctctctttttgcgtttttatggacctcgacttcgtctcggtccacaAAAATGCAGAAAGAAAACTTGGTCCATATCCAGCCATGCTCACcatgcgcttggtcaataatatgtATGTACTATTCGCCTGCTTAATATCGGCCGGAAGACTATTCTAAAGACGTGGGTCGATCTCAGAGAAAACCATGTCTCCATAGTTAACGGTGCGTGTGCTAGATACATGAAGCAAATTCTTTGTTGAGAATCTCAGAGTGCGATGGGAATAGTAAGAATATTGTACGCCGGTGCTAATTCATTTGGTGATCCTGATCTTAAATGCAATTATTTCATCAATGATAGAAAATCGACAATTAAACAAAATGCCGTTAAGTCAAATAAAACATTGAGAGCAACAGCAGAATATCCCGCCACCAACCTCAACTTTTTGAAGAGAAACCACAAAACAAAGACGCTATTTTTACTGAATGAGATGGAAATAAGTCACCAGACATTACGAAATTTAGCCTTTGCTCTCTAGTCATTTTACAATACATACCAACCCCTACCTGAATAGCATACTTTCAAAGAATAATATAACAATGAATAGAAGAAAAGGCCACCAATTTTAGCTAACATAACTGTTGCATCTCCGAGCGACAAATTCAACGACTTTAGCGACTTGGGACTGGGAAGAGCATCGCGACTTTTCGCGACTCCGATCTAATTACAAAGTCAATGAATTTCTACTTTGCATAACACCGTGGCACTGCGTCGGTGGTAGAGTGAAagatcaaacgagttgataaaggttgaattaccaccaggaaagatttagaaagttgacgtttcgagctttatCCCcttgtcagagcgaatagaggaattgtggagTATTGTTggtttatatgggagtgtgACATAAATTTGCGAACAGATCACTAGATTGAGGGGCGTTTATTGATCCCGTGTGGATAGAGTGTAaccagttgaaagatgaatttttgctCGATATTTtcgcggctttctgtgtttccttgGTATAAGGATagtcgaaacgtcagctttctaaatctttcacggtgggaATTCAACGTTTATCTTTCTTGAACTATCCTTGCTGATAAGATAGAGGCAATTATTTGTGAAACAGACGATAAGAGGAAGAAATTAAATCGTTTGTCATGGCCCTGAGTTGCGCGCGCATGTTTTCTTGAAGAATGAGCACTGGCGAATATGCGAAACTTGATCAGGTCTTTGACTTTCTTCAAACGTGAAACTAAAATATCGCGTCGTGTCTAAGTTTTAAGAAACTAGCATTTCTTTTCCATTTGCGCGCATAGCAATTTTGAGAGCCATTCTGTGAAGTCACAATAAATAATTACATCATTAGAACATAATGGACTGCATTTTACAAACATAAGGTATCAAGAATTGATAAGACCTCATAATTGAGATTTCTCACTGGAATTCGAAGTTTTGTATTCTTTGAACAAAATGAAACGAGGCAGCCTCCGTCGAAACGCCTTTGCGGGtggcaatgaaaaagaaagatcAGACTCGACGTCTAATTTAGATGATGCGTTTGACATAGATTCCACTGGAGAATCAGGGAAAGACGAAGAGAGCCGATCTTATCCTCAACTAACACAAGAACAAATAACTGGTAAAATTACTCAACGTTTCAGCGCGctataaaacaaacaaacagtgaCAGTCTACTTACTCTTTTAAGACCAGGCCCAAGTTGTTCGAAGGAAGGACAGCGCTGATAAATCACTGCCCAGTGGAAAACTCAGTTGGTTTTGATAGTAGTTATTCACTGGTTAGTAATTTATCACTGGATAACGTCATCCACCTTTTGAACCACTGAGACCAGGAGAGCGTCAGTTCAATGGAGTTGGCGCATGCGTGCGTGCGTGCAAAAGTCTACCTGTCATTCATAAGCCAAAATTCCCCCAGTCTTGTACTTGACTGTCATTCATTCTAATATGCCTGAATTCGTTAATCAGGAGATCTTAAAGTGAAAGGAGGAGGTATTTTAATGTCTGTGAAATATCCAATAGTTGTACCGTGACAGACATAATTTATGCATGTTGCATAATGCATGATGCGTTCACAAAAAGACCTTAATTTTGCATGTATGGTAGACAAAAAATTCTGCCGAATGAAAGAACCAAGTGGTCACGCGACTGGATGCAAACCATTCCATCGACTAAAAGGGAGAAAATTAATGCCAGATATGGGGTAGATATTCTCAGATTcctatagaccctattcataaatggcggctgttttattatttttttctgttattgtgcaaattaaccTACCAAGCCTtaccttagagcaagaattcttttcttttcagtttagcACATGATAAAGAGGCTTGGTAggttaatttgcacaaggacgaaataataatgaatagacctttttagcttgtatgttttgttttcccatttcagaccacgtgatgctactcgagggaatagtttctttcaagtgtcgtcttatgcacgtgcaaatttacgcctaactaatgaaaaaacaaaaggaaaattcccatgagggcatcacgtggtctgaaatgggaaaacaaaatgtacaagctgaaaaggtctattggcagccatttatgaataacgccTATACTTGTTTTTAGCCTTCAGGGAGGTGTTCGACCTATTTGACACCAATGGTGGTGGCACAATAGATGCGGAGGAACTGGACGTGGCTCTGAAATCTGTTGGCATTCAATTGACTCAAGTAGACCTACACGACGTCCTATCCGCCATGGATAAAAATGGTAAATTACTATTGGCGAGTCTGGGATGCAACAAAGCTGGAGATGAATTGAGCTGGCGCAATGAGCTGTGAGAAGAATGGGCCGGGAAGAAACTCCTGCCCCATTCCCTTTGCAGCTTCAACGCTCGTTTGGTTGCACAATGATCACCTTTTAAGAAGTCCGTTAAATATCACACAAGAATGTAGTTGAAAGGGCCTatgtttcagtttattttcaaatgctGAATGGTGTTTTTACAATGTACACTGCAAgcgtataggcgaatctttgtttacactttttgcctcattaacatatgcttatcactatctgatgacgctaataaaataaaaactctgaatattgaaagggcataacagtttaagttttctctgaaaatttgagtccaattcatcgaatgatttcggagaaattcttttctaaaaactccaaattttacaggggatgtacggctcattaacttttttgccaccccgcaatttcgcagtttttgatgtctgatatttccttcaatactgcttgcaaagagctgaaaattgcacaaattgctcaacgtaatcagctctttcaacttttgcatttagctagctcatatatacggccactgcttctattaggtaagtcgtatgctaatgagcaaaaatataaacaatgacgtcagcaaagattcgcctatagcagTGCTTATTGAGGCATGCAGTGCAATGTCACACATAAGTAAACTTATAAGACAGGGCATTAAGATAAAGAGAAACTTAACAAAACACTTTGCTAATGCATAATGCATAGTAGGCATTCTGTAAAGAAAGGTGAATTTAAGAAAACTCTAGGGTATAGTTATTGGTTGTTCAATAGGAGAGATTCCCGAGTTCCCCTCGGTCTTTCTTTctaagcgagtctaagtgcgaaattcttgttatggtaattaattatatttttaatatgaatgaaaactgatatttataacaaaga
Coding sequences:
- the LOC136889436 gene encoding bone morphogenetic protein receptor type-1B-like, with product MSSNLVISFPAERIECMYGNTEWGLMSGRCMAISGCFTLLKELQDDNVERNHKRGQPLSEAEEDGNGQSRLCSIVGKEQGREASDLSGKSGGLSPFVQITIAKQLNLMQFIGSGKYGEVWHAKWRDRDVAVKVFPSHCETSWKRETDIYATVSLRHDYILGFIASDISSGADQQTNMCIITDYHPKGSLQNYLKGHTLSASAVIKLALSAAEGLCYLHTEIQGTCGKPAIAHRDIKSQNILVKENLTCCLADFGLAIKYSSDWEEIGVTSNEAVGTPIYMAPEVLGGTLNCNNFGAHKMADMYSFGLVLWEIIRRYCYDGKNLFSLAVSLSEGVLSGTT